AGGACGCTCATGAGAACGCAATTGTGATTTCTCCGGCCCTTGATTATATCAAAGAGAACTATATGATGAACTTTCCTATGGAGGAACTTGCAGATTTGTGCCATTTGAGCCAAACCCACTTCAGGCGTGTATTCCATGAGATCATGAACACCAGCCCTCTTAACTATCTGAACACAACGAGAATACTGCAGTCCTGCATTCTGCTGCGAACAACTGAAGAGTCGATCCTGTCTATATCTGAGCAGGTTGGATTCAGGTCTGTGTCCAGCTATAACAGACATTTTTCTGAAATAATGGGAACACAGCCTAGTGAGTGGAGACATAAGATGGCAAGGGTGGATAGCGCATCAATACTGGAGTATACAGGCTGGATGCAGGCGCAGACCCTTACTGAGAGCAGAGATAAATAAAAAACATTACTATAATTAGAAAAAAGAGTCCGGTTTTTAATTTGGACTCTTTTTGCTTGCTCAAAATGAACGAATGAACGAAAACGTTTGAGTAGTAAATGTGCACAAAAATCAAAGTTAGCTTTTAGGGAAAAGGGACATAAGGCACTAAAAAGTTTTGGTTAAATGGTTGTTTATGCAAAGTTTTTTTGACTAAGTGATTAGATATACAGTCTAAATTATTTTAGGATTAGCATATACAAGGGGAAGGGGCAATAAAGGTATGAAAATACAAAGTAAAAATAAGGGAGCGGTGGTTACCACGTCTTGGAAAAGCGCCTTAAAGAGGGACTGGCAGCTTTATCTACTTCTCTTAATTCCATTAGTTTTAGTAATAGTATTTAGTTATGGTGCATATCCCGGACTTCGAATGGCATTTATGGATTACAAACCTGCTAAGGGATACGCTGGTAGTAAATGGGTAGGCTGGGCTACATTCCAGAAGGTTTTCAAAGATGCTGATTTTAGCAGAGCACTTAGAAACTCAATTGTATTTAACCTGGCTGACCTGCTTGTAGGATTTCCGATGCCTATTATCCTGGCTCTGATTCTCAATGAGCTCAGATATAAGAGATTCAAAAAGGTATCACAGACAATCCTCTATCTGCCACACTTTTTATCATGGGCTATCATCGGTAGTGTTGCTCTTACAATGTTCAAGCCTTCAAGCGGACTTGTGAACGTAGCAATGATGCAGACTGGTCTCATTGATCAGGGTATTCCGTTCCTCAATGAGAAATGGCATTGGGCAGTAACTTATCTGCTGATTGGTGTTTGGCAGGGCATGGGATGGGGAACAATCCTCTATCTTGCAGCTATCACAGGTATTAGCGGAGAACTTTATGAAGCGGCAATGATCGATGGCGCTAACCGCTGGCAGAGAATGGTTCACATTACACTTCCTGGAATCAGGAGCACAATTGTTACACTGCTTATTATGAACCTTGGACGAGTTATGGGCAGTAACCTCGAGAGACTTACAGCCCTTGGAAATACTCAGGTTAAAGAGTTCCAGTATCAGCTCGCTGTTTATATTTACCAGAAAGGTATCAGTAACAATAAGTTTAGTATGGCAACTGCAGTAGGTCTTTTCCAATCTGCAATCGGTGTTATACTGGTGCTTTTATCAGACAGAATAGCCAAGAAACTTGGCGAAGACGGCTTGCTATAATAAGGGGGACTCACAATGGGAAAGAGTAAGACAGTAAACGGTGAAGAGAGCTTCTCCTCAGGTGGAGCCAATGCCGTTATAGGATTTAAAATAAGTGATGCGATCATGATGCTGATCATCGTGTTATTGTGTGCTACATGTGTACTTCCATTTGTACATGTTGCAGCCAAGTCAATTTCAGGTAATACAGCAGTAATGTCACAGTCAGTATACTTCTGGCCAAAAGATATAACATTTGATGCTTTTACAAGAGTTTTTAAAGATGAATCCATGACAAAATCAATGGTATTTTCAGTATGGATCACTTTATTATTCACATTGCTTGGTATGATTGTTTGTACCTGCG
The sequence above is a segment of the Butyrivibrio proteoclasticus B316 genome. Coding sequences within it:
- a CDS encoding ABC transporter permease; translation: MKIQSKNKGAVVTTSWKSALKRDWQLYLLLLIPLVLVIVFSYGAYPGLRMAFMDYKPAKGYAGSKWVGWATFQKVFKDADFSRALRNSIVFNLADLLVGFPMPIILALILNELRYKRFKKVSQTILYLPHFLSWAIIGSVALTMFKPSSGLVNVAMMQTGLIDQGIPFLNEKWHWAVTYLLIGVWQGMGWGTILYLAAITGISGELYEAAMIDGANRWQRMVHITLPGIRSTIVTLLIMNLGRVMGSNLERLTALGNTQVKEFQYQLAVYIYQKGISNNKFSMATAVGLFQSAIGVILVLLSDRIAKKLGEDGLL